The nucleotide sequence TTGGATCAGGGAAGATTTCCCTACCCCCTTCCTTGTCCACAGCTGAGTAATGGAATGAAGGCATTCAGTATCGCAGCTTGAATAATTCGATAACCTTCTCGCTTTCTTGTCGCTTTTGGTGGTCTATAGGTAGTAGGATTTTAAATTATGTTGGTTTTTCCTCCGGACGCCGCAAGGTTCCCCCCGCCCGGATAACGGAGGCGATATGCATCGCAAGATCCTGAAACACGTTTTTATTCTTCTTTTCTGCTCTTTCCTCATAACCACGGCCTTCCCCGCCAAGCGCGCCTTGTCGAGCCAAAAATCCTCGACCTCTGCCTCCAAGAAAACCGTTAACGTGAAAAGCTATACCAGGAAAGATGGAACGATAGTCAAAGCACACACCCGCAACCTCCCTGGCACGACCGCGTCCAAAAGCAAGACCTCCAATCCAACTACAAAAGCAAAAACAGTTGCAGCGCCGCGTTCGAGCAAAGGCAAAATCCAACGGAGCGAATCGGCTAAGAGCGCCTTCATGCGGTCGCATCCGTGTCCGGCAACGGGCAAGACTTCTGGTTCTTGCAAGGGATATGTCATTGATCACATTGTGCCACTAGCAAAGGGAGGTGCGGACGCTCCGAGTAATATGCAGTGGCAGACGACGGCAGAGGCAAAGGCAAAGGACAAGTGGGAGAGGAAGAAGTAGGCTTCGAGCAAAATGCTGCACTAAAACCAGGATCTTGGAGGCAACATGAAGCTCCAATATTTTCCATTGATACTGCTCGTTTTGATTTCCGCAGCATGTTTTAGGCCGAAGGAAACGACTGGAGCGCAAGTTGACCATGCGAAATTCGAGCCTGTTTATCGCGCCGCCAAAAGCATTCAGGCTGCTATCAGCGTCGGTTTGAATTATCAAAAGATGGGAGAATTGCTCCAGAATTTTGCAACGGAGATTTTGATCGCAAAGGACAAAGCCGAATCTGACATGGAGCGGCTGCTCGTTGCCCGCTATGGAGAAGCGCTGCCTATTTTTAAGGACAGCCTGGCTTTGTGGAACGAGCAGATTGACAGCTCAAAATATGAATGGCTCAAGGGCTACCTTGTCTGTGAGGGTGACGTGGCTGTAATTGCGGGCAAGTACAAGCTACAGAAAGAAGAAAAGGATCTAGCAGGGGTCGGCAGAAAGCTGCCCGTGATTCCCGTCAGTTCAGTACAGGCTTTGTGGCTCCAGGCCGATCTCAAACTGCAAGAAGGTAACAAAATCTACAATGCAAAGATCGGTCAGAAATAGCAATCTGCAATGATTTGCGCCCGGCAGACGGTTTGTAGCGCATCTAACGCCATCTAACAAGCTTGGCAAAACTGCCCGACCAAAATCAAAAATCAGCAAAGCTCAGCCAAAATCGGAACTGGGGCCTTCCAGGCCGAAGATCGCTGATATTCCAAGGCAACAAGGTCTGGCGTGAAATGGGACACCTAGGTGAAAATGGGCGGGACAGCTTGTTGGGTGCGCCCAGGGTGCAAGGTGCGTCCTATTCTGCCGGAAAACGTCCGCACCCTGCGCTAGTAAGTCCAGTAAATTCAATGCCTGCAACAACTGGACAGACTCCACGGATCTGGGGACACTTACAACTTAGTTATTGCCGAGTCGCCCCTACCGCCAGATCCAAGGGATGGGAAACCACCCCCGCCGAGACGGGGTTGTCCGCTTCTGCGGCGGAGTGGGTCGGACGGCGGGAGTACGGGTAGCGCTGTTCAGCTCTGCTTGGCTGAAAATCACCTCGCCGTAAGCAAAGCGCATCGGCTGCCTCAGCTCGAGATCAAGCTGCGTGCCGGGCTGCAGAACCAGATCCCGGTCCCGACTGAGGAGAACAATCGCCAATCCTGCAGCAGCACCGGCGCCGGCGCCAATCCCAATGCTTGATGCATCACGTGAAGCCAATCCTCCAATGATGGCACCCTCGCCCGCAGTGCCCACAACGGTACCTACATCGGCGCCTTTATTGCTGGTTCCACCTTGTTCCACCGACTCCGTATTGCGATCGATCTTCTCTGCGCCCGGGCCATGAATGCCATGGAAGGCAGCTACCAGAGAACGTTCGACTCCGTTGGGCAACAGCACCGAATCGAATCTGACCGCGATCTTGCCTTTACCCTTGATTTTTCCCGGCTTGTACACCTCGGTAACCGTGCCCCGGACGATGGAGCCGCGGGGAATCACCAGGCGCTGCTGTATCCATATGGGATAGGCCGTGTCGGCGTAAAAAACGTCGCCCACCTGGGTGTTTTTCGTATTCAGGTAGGTGTTGAGAGTCACCGGCAGAACGGTTCCGGCCGGAATCACAAGCTCAGGGTCCTGAACCGGTTTCTGGACGGCCTCCTGTGCCGGAAGCGGCAGAGCCAGAATCCCAGCTAACGCCAACAGCCAAAAGCACTTGGAAAGGGTTGTCACACTTTTCATATCCTTATCCTCGCGAGGCTCATTTGTTTCCACCATACTCTTTCCAAAGGAAAGAATCCAGCCTCCTGTATGAAGATGCAGACCGCTGTGCAAAGGTTCAAAAGGGCAGAAAACATCGGTACTGCAATCGGAACTCCTGATCCGCACTAGCCAATAGCGATTGCGATACCGATACCGACGTTCGGACATGGGAAACGGGGACTGACGACGCCAACTTTCGGATCGCACGTGAGATCCGTCGTTCTGAAGGCCACA is from Terriglobia bacterium and encodes:
- a CDS encoding HNH endonuclease, with translation MRSHPCPATGKTSGSCKGYVIDHIVPLAKGGADAPSNMQWQTTAEAKAKDKWERKK